The following proteins are encoded in a genomic region of Nicotiana sylvestris chromosome 4, ASM39365v2, whole genome shotgun sequence:
- the LOC104238370 gene encoding heavy metal-associated isoprenylated plant protein 20-like has product MGIIDHISDMFEVTSTRKSKRKPMQTVEIKVKMDCDGCERKVTNAVSSMKGVKSVDVSRKQSRVTVSGNVEPKKVLKKVQNTGKKAEFWPYVEYNLVSYPYAPGVYDKKAPSGYVRDVPQAFQIVPNTPTHTLTSMFSDENPNACSIM; this is encoded by the exons atggGTATAATTGATCACATATCAGATATGTTTGAGGTTACAAGTACAAGAAAAAGCAAACGCAAACCAATGCAG ACAGTTGAAATAAAGGTGAAAATGGATTGTGATGGCTGTGAAAGGAAGGTTACAAATGCAGTTTCGTCTATGAAAG GGGTGAAATCAGTGGATGTAAGCAGAAAACAAAGCCGAGTAACAGTGAGTGGTAATGTTGAACCAAAGAAGGTGTTAAAGAAAGTGCAGAACACAGGAAAGAAAGCAGAATTTTGGCCATACGTAGAATACAATTTGGTATCATATCCGTATGCACCAGGAGTTTATGACAAGAAAGCACCTTCTGGCTATGTGAGGGATGTACCTCAAGCTTTTCAAATAGTACCAAATACACCTACTCACACACTCACCTCCATGTTTAGTGATGAAAATCCTAATGCTTGTTCTATCATGTGA